The following are encoded together in the Anaerostipes caccae L1-92 genome:
- a CDS encoding ribonuclease H-like domain-containing protein: METKENLLYLDIETTGLSPETSALSVIGCCEKGREPRQWFNESGLEQKQILTSFLSCADSYDVIVTYNGGTFDLPFLKKKCEEFGLPYSLDSKRCIDLYKNLRSFRHLLPLKNLKQKSVEEFLGIQRTDRISGRQLIKVYQDYIKTKDPELKSMILQHNKEDILSLSRIQSLLIFEPLAGGHFSVEEHSLSEHTFSVRLSLPFNTPVPLSFKKSGHRLEISGAEANLQCPLIHGQLKHYHKNIKDYRYLPLEDIVIPVSMAAFVDRSAVLKPVPENCYTRFCPDETFCSNPGDLFQYCKDIVYYLLRKDK, translated from the coding sequence ATGGAAACAAAAGAAAATCTTTTATATCTGGATATCGAGACTACGGGACTTTCACCGGAAACTTCTGCCCTCTCCGTCATCGGATGCTGTGAGAAAGGCCGGGAGCCCAGGCAGTGGTTTAATGAATCCGGATTGGAACAAAAACAAATCCTCACCTCATTTTTAAGCTGTGCGGATTCTTATGACGTCATCGTCACTTATAACGGTGGGACCTTTGATCTTCCCTTTTTGAAAAAAAAGTGTGAGGAGTTTGGTCTTCCATATTCCTTAGATAGCAAACGCTGCATTGATCTTTATAAAAATCTCCGTTCCTTCAGGCACCTCCTCCCATTAAAAAATCTCAAACAAAAATCAGTGGAAGAATTCCTGGGGATTCAAAGAACGGACCGCATATCGGGACGGCAGCTGATCAAAGTTTATCAGGACTACATAAAAACAAAGGATCCGGAATTAAAATCTATGATTTTGCAGCATAATAAAGAGGACATCTTATCTCTTTCCCGGATCCAGTCCCTGCTGATCTTTGAGCCTTTGGCCGGCGGCCATTTTTCAGTGGAAGAACACAGCCTGTCGGAACATACTTTTTCTGTCCGCCTTTCTCTCCCTTTCAATACTCCGGTGCCACTTTCTTTTAAGAAATCAGGACATCGGCTTGAGATCTCCGGGGCAGAAGCAAACCTTCAATGTCCCCTGATACACGGCCAGCTGAAGCACTACCATAAAAATATAAAGGATTACCGTTATCTTCCTCTGGAAGACATTGTAATCCCTGTATCCATGGCCGCCTTTGTAGACCGGTCTGCAGTTTTAAAGCCGGTTCCGGAAAACTGTTATACCAGGTTTTGTCCGGATGAGACTTTCTGCTCCAACCCCGGTGACCTCTTTCAGTACTGCAAAGATATCGTATATTACTTACTTAGAAAGGATAAATAA
- a CDS encoding CidA/LrgA family protein — protein sequence MRHLLQMSFLFFVCLAGEGLAKLLPFAFPGSIMSMFLLLLLLLSKIVKEHQIQDICDFLLHHMAFFFLPAGIGIMEKYQLLQGRIIPFLLICLVTTVLTFFTTSLSMRLIFALQKKGNDYERTDC from the coding sequence ATGAGACACTTATTACAAATGAGCTTCCTTTTCTTCGTCTGTCTGGCCGGGGAAGGGCTGGCTAAGCTGCTTCCGTTTGCGTTTCCGGGAAGTATCATGAGCATGTTCCTGCTCCTGCTCCTTCTGCTCTCAAAAATTGTAAAAGAGCATCAGATCCAGGATATCTGCGATTTCCTTCTCCATCACATGGCCTTTTTCTTTCTCCCCGCCGGAATCGGCATTATGGAAAAATACCAGCTGTTACAGGGCCGGATCATACCGTTTCTCCTGATCTGCCTGGTCACAACCGTCCTCACATTTTTTACTACTTCGTTATCTATGAGGCTCATCTTCGCCCTGCAAAAGAAAGGAAATGACTATGAAAGAACTGACTGCTAA
- a CDS encoding LrgB family protein — translation MKELTANPMFPIALSLCVYEGFRILQRKTKVSALNPLLLSIAFIILFLKIFSIPLEDYNSGGAVISMFLAPATASLALSIYREFDLLKKHWLPILVSCFVGSVTSMLSVCVLCRLFGFNEHLTASLIPKSVTTPIAIEISSQLSGIPSITVAAVVITGILGAVISPLLIKMFKVKDPAAAGVSIGTCSHAVGTSKAVELGEIEGAMSGISIGISGIITVILALILF, via the coding sequence ATGAAAGAACTGACTGCTAATCCAATGTTTCCAATCGCGCTTTCTCTCTGTGTCTATGAAGGATTCCGTATCCTGCAGAGAAAAACAAAAGTTTCTGCGCTGAATCCTCTTCTGCTCTCCATTGCATTCATCATTTTGTTTTTGAAGATATTTTCCATACCTCTTGAGGATTATAACAGCGGAGGTGCTGTCATCTCCATGTTCCTGGCTCCGGCCACCGCATCATTAGCTCTCTCCATCTACCGGGAATTTGATCTGCTGAAGAAGCACTGGCTGCCAATCCTCGTGAGCTGTTTTGTAGGTTCTGTGACATCTATGTTGAGTGTCTGTGTCCTCTGCCGTCTCTTTGGTTTCAATGAACATCTGACGGCCTCCCTGATTCCAAAATCCGTCACAACCCCGATCGCCATAGAAATCAGCAGTCAGCTTTCCGGCATTCCGTCCATCACGGTGGCTGCAGTTGTTATCACCGGAATTCTAGGAGCCGTGATCAGCCCTCTGCTGATCAAAATGTTTAAAGTCAAAGATCCTGCTGCCGCCGGTGTCTCCATCGGAACATGCAGCCATGCCGTCGGAACTTCCAAAGCAGTGGAACTGGGTGAAATCGAAGGAGCCATGAGCGGCATCTCCATAGGGATTTCCGGTATCATAACGGTCATTCTGGCATTAATACTTTTCTAA
- a CDS encoding phosphatase: MEFKLDVHSHTIASGHAFGTVSEMAAAAAESGFELFGITEHAKGIPGTCTDIYFKNLRVLPRQLYGIEMMFGSEINIIDYNGRLSLDNELMKEFLDIRIAGIHELCYKIGDEEQNTAAYLGAMKHPLVDIISHPDDGRIPINYEALVLGAKETKTLLEVNNSSLCPESFRVNARENYFVMLDLCRKHNVPVIVNSDAHTPYAVGDLNEAKALLSEVDFPEELVVNRSVKAFKEALSNKRN; the protein is encoded by the coding sequence ATGGAGTTTAAATTAGACGTGCATTCTCACACGATTGCCAGCGGACATGCATTTGGAACCGTCAGCGAGATGGCGGCTGCTGCAGCGGAGAGCGGTTTTGAACTGTTTGGGATCACGGAACATGCCAAAGGGATTCCGGGAACCTGTACAGACATTTATTTTAAAAACTTAAGAGTACTGCCGAGGCAGCTGTACGGCATCGAGATGATGTTTGGGTCAGAAATCAATATTATCGATTATAACGGAAGACTCAGCCTTGATAATGAATTGATGAAGGAATTTTTAGATATCAGAATTGCGGGAATCCATGAACTTTGTTATAAAATAGGAGATGAGGAACAGAATACTGCCGCATACTTAGGAGCTATGAAGCATCCTCTGGTGGATATCATAAGCCATCCCGACGACGGCAGGATTCCGATCAATTATGAAGCACTGGTTTTGGGTGCAAAAGAGACAAAAACACTGTTAGAGGTCAACAACAGTTCCCTTTGCCCCGAAAGCTTCCGGGTCAATGCCAGAGAAAACTATTTTGTGATGCTGGATCTGTGCAGGAAGCATAATGTTCCTGTGATTGTCAACAGCGATGCGCATACTCCATATGCGGTAGGTGACCTGAATGAAGCAAAAGCCCTGCTTTCAGAAGTTGATTTTCCGGAAGAACTGGTGGTGAACCGCTCTGTTAAGGCGTTTAAAGAAGCTCTGAGCAATAAAAGAAACTAA